A single Methylobacterium sp. 17Sr1-1 DNA region contains:
- the paaG gene encoding 2-(1,2-epoxy-1,2-dihydrophenyl)acetyl-CoA isomerase PaaG, producing the protein MSEAQGETLVLTEHHAGYRVLVLNRPDRLNAFNEPLHLALRSALSDAAADPECRALILTGAGRGFCAGQDLAARNFAPDVEPDLSRTLEEFYNPLVTQIRDLPMPLICAVNGVAAGAGASLAFHGDLVLAARSAKFLQAFAKLGLIPDAGGTWLLPRLAGRARARGMALLAEPITAEQAEAWGMIWRVIDDAELMGEAHRLAAQLAQAPTYGLALIRRALDASETNDLEAQLAVERDLQGEAGRSPDYREGVAAFLDKRPARFTGRSR; encoded by the coding sequence ATGAGCGAGGCACAAGGCGAAACTCTCGTGCTGACGGAGCATCATGCGGGCTACCGCGTGCTGGTGCTCAACCGGCCCGACCGGCTCAACGCCTTCAACGAGCCGCTGCATCTGGCCCTGCGGAGCGCCTTGAGCGACGCCGCCGCCGATCCGGAATGCCGGGCGCTGATCCTGACCGGGGCCGGCCGCGGCTTCTGCGCCGGCCAGGACCTCGCCGCCCGCAACTTCGCGCCGGACGTCGAGCCCGACCTCTCGCGCACCCTCGAAGAATTCTACAACCCGCTGGTGACGCAGATCCGCGACCTGCCGATGCCGCTGATCTGCGCCGTCAACGGCGTGGCGGCGGGCGCGGGCGCCAGCCTCGCCTTCCACGGCGACCTCGTACTGGCGGCGCGCTCGGCCAAGTTTCTCCAGGCCTTCGCCAAGCTCGGGCTGATCCCGGATGCCGGCGGCACCTGGCTGCTGCCGCGCCTCGCCGGCCGGGCGCGCGCCCGCGGCATGGCGCTCTTGGCCGAGCCGATCACCGCCGAGCAGGCGGAAGCCTGGGGCATGATCTGGCGGGTGATCGACGACGCCGAGCTGATGGGGGAGGCGCATCGCCTCGCGGCGCAGCTGGCGCAGGCGCCGACCTACGGCCTGGCGCTGATCCGCCGGGCGCTCGACGCCTCGGAGACGAACGACCTCGAGGCGCAGCTCGCCGTCGAGCGCGACCTGCAGGGCGAGGCCGGACGCTCGCCGGATTACCGCGAGGGCGTGGCGGCCTTCCTGGACAAGCGCCCTGCGCGCTTCACCGGACGCTCCCGGTGA
- the paaK gene encoding phenylacetate--CoA ligase PaaK, translating to MLQIAPRKLARMVPEASELDRFETASRAELAAWQREKLRETLHHAYANVPHYRAAFDAAGVHPRDFSDLPDLARFPFTAKADLRANYPFGMFAVPREEVARIHASSGTTGKPTVVGYTKADIDVWADVVARSIRAAGGRPGMLIHVAYGYGLFTGGLGAHYGAERLGCTVIPMSGGMTERQVQLIQDFKPDIIMVTPSYMLAILDEFRRQGLDPRASSLKVGIFGAEPWTNAMRQEIEEAFDLHAVDIYGLSEVMGPGVASECVETKDGLHIWEDHFYPEIVDPRTGAVLPDGEEGELVFTSLTKQAMPVVRYRTRDLTRLLPGTARAMRRMEKITGRSDDMMIVRGVNVFPSQIEEKILTIPALSAHYQVVLSREGRLDTMTIRVEARPEADIADLREAAADRLCHAVKDTIGITATVEVLPPGGIERSLGKARRVIDQRPRE from the coding sequence ATGCTCCAGATCGCCCCCCGCAAGCTCGCCCGCATGGTGCCGGAGGCCTCCGAGCTCGACCGGTTCGAGACCGCCTCGCGGGCCGAACTCGCCGCTTGGCAGCGCGAGAAGCTGCGCGAGACCCTGCATCACGCCTACGCCAACGTCCCGCATTACCGCGCTGCCTTCGACGCCGCGGGCGTGCACCCGCGCGACTTCTCCGATCTGCCCGACCTCGCCCGCTTTCCCTTCACCGCCAAGGCCGATCTGCGGGCGAACTATCCCTTCGGGATGTTCGCGGTGCCGCGGGAGGAGGTGGCGCGCATCCACGCCTCGTCCGGCACCACCGGCAAGCCGACGGTGGTGGGCTACACCAAGGCCGATATCGACGTCTGGGCCGACGTGGTGGCGCGCTCGATCCGGGCCGCGGGCGGCCGACCCGGGATGCTGATCCACGTCGCCTACGGCTACGGGCTGTTCACCGGGGGGCTCGGGGCCCATTACGGCGCCGAGCGCCTCGGCTGCACGGTGATCCCGATGTCGGGCGGGATGACCGAGCGCCAGGTCCAGCTGATCCAGGACTTCAAGCCTGACATCATCATGGTGACGCCGTCCTACATGCTGGCGATCCTCGACGAGTTCCGCCGCCAGGGGCTCGACCCGCGCGCCTCCTCGCTCAAGGTCGGCATCTTCGGGGCCGAGCCCTGGACCAACGCCATGCGCCAGGAGATCGAGGAGGCGTTCGACCTCCACGCCGTCGATATCTACGGGCTGTCCGAGGTGATGGGGCCGGGGGTCGCGAGCGAGTGCGTCGAGACCAAGGACGGGCTGCACATCTGGGAGGACCACTTCTACCCGGAGATCGTCGATCCGCGCACCGGCGCGGTCCTGCCGGACGGGGAGGAGGGGGAGCTGGTCTTCACCTCGCTCACCAAGCAGGCGATGCCGGTGGTCCGCTACCGCACCCGCGACCTGACCCGGCTGCTCCCCGGCACCGCCCGGGCGATGCGGCGGATGGAGAAGATCACCGGGCGCTCCGACGACATGATGATCGTGCGGGGGGTCAACGTCTTCCCGAGCCAGATCGAGGAGAAGATCCTCACGATCCCGGCCCTCTCGGCCCATTACCAGGTGGTTCTCTCCCGCGAGGGCCGGCTCGACACCATGACAATCCGCGTCGAGGCGCGGCCGGAGGCCGACATCGCCGACCTGCGCGAGGCGGCGGCCGACCGGCTCTGCCACGCGGTCAAGGACACGATCGGCATCACCGCGACGGTGGAAGTGCTGCCGCCCGGAGGCATCGAGCGCTCCCTCGGCAAGGCCCGCCGCGTCATCGACCAGCGTCCCCGCGAATAG
- the paaI gene encoding hydroxyphenylacetyl-CoA thioesterase PaaI codes for MWAEDRASQGLGLSLDHAGPGEAVLSMRVRDDMVNGHGSCHGGFIFALADSAFAFACNAYDQRAVAQHCAVTFLRPGKRGEVLTARAVERVREGRSGLYDVTVSDAEGRVVAEFRGHSRTVPGTVLAGEGGADRR; via the coding sequence ATGTGGGCGGAGGACCGGGCGAGCCAGGGGCTCGGCCTATCCCTCGACCATGCCGGGCCGGGAGAAGCGGTGCTGTCGATGCGGGTGCGCGACGACATGGTCAACGGCCACGGCTCCTGCCACGGCGGCTTCATCTTCGCTCTCGCCGATTCGGCCTTCGCCTTCGCGTGCAACGCCTACGATCAGCGGGCGGTGGCGCAGCATTGCGCGGTGACCTTCCTGCGCCCGGGGAAGCGCGGCGAGGTGCTGACGGCGCGGGCGGTGGAGCGGGTGCGCGAGGGGCGCTCCGGCCTCTACGACGTGACGGTGAGCGATGCGGAGGGCCGGGTGGTGGCGGAGTTCCGCGGGCATTCGCGGACGGTGCCGGGGACGGTGCTGGCGGGGGAGGGTGGGGCGGATCGCAGGTAA
- a CDS encoding ABC transporter substrate-binding protein, translating into MKRIIWALALAGTVLAGPVLAQPIKIGVTIAKTGPAASLGIPQANTVTLLPTEIGGQKVEWIVLDDATDTTKGVANARKLASDDKVDAIVGSSVTPVSLALIEVAAEAKVPLISLAASSKIVAPMDDKRRWVFKAPQNDGLMAEAIATHMAKAGVKSVGFVGFNDAYGDGWLAEITPRLEAKGIKLAATERFARTDTSVTGQVLKVMAAKPDAVLIAGSGTPAALPQKTLKERGYAGKYYQTHGVANADFLRVGGKDLEGTVLPAGPLLVAEQLPESNPVRKVALDYTKAYEAKFGAGSLATFGGHAYDAEVLLANAIPVALKTAKPGTPEFRTALRDAIEGLKEVVYTNGVVTMTPTDHVGQDDRARVMVTIENGKWKLLSATN; encoded by the coding sequence ATGAAGCGCATCATCTGGGCGCTCGCCCTCGCCGGCACCGTGCTGGCCGGCCCCGTGCTGGCGCAGCCGATCAAGATCGGCGTCACCATCGCCAAGACCGGCCCGGCGGCCTCGCTGGGCATCCCGCAGGCCAACACCGTGACGCTGCTGCCGACCGAGATCGGCGGCCAGAAGGTCGAGTGGATCGTCCTCGACGACGCCACCGACACCACCAAGGGCGTCGCCAACGCCCGCAAGCTCGCGAGCGACGACAAGGTCGACGCCATCGTCGGCTCCTCCGTGACCCCGGTCTCGCTGGCGCTGATCGAGGTCGCGGCCGAGGCCAAGGTGCCGCTGATCAGCCTTGCCGCCTCCTCCAAGATCGTCGCCCCGATGGACGACAAGCGCCGCTGGGTGTTCAAGGCGCCGCAGAACGACGGCCTGATGGCCGAGGCGATCGCCACGCACATGGCGAAGGCCGGCGTGAAGTCGGTCGGCTTCGTCGGCTTCAACGACGCCTATGGCGACGGCTGGCTCGCCGAGATCACCCCCCGGCTCGAGGCCAAGGGCATCAAGCTCGCCGCGACCGAGCGCTTCGCCCGCACCGATACCAGCGTCACCGGCCAGGTGCTGAAGGTGATGGCGGCCAAGCCCGACGCGGTGCTGATCGCGGGTTCCGGCACCCCCGCGGCGCTGCCGCAGAAGACGCTCAAGGAGCGCGGCTACGCCGGCAAGTACTACCAGACCCACGGCGTCGCCAATGCCGACTTCCTGCGCGTCGGCGGCAAGGACCTCGAGGGCACGGTGCTGCCGGCCGGTCCGCTGCTGGTGGCCGAGCAGCTGCCGGAATCGAACCCGGTGCGCAAGGTCGCCCTCGACTACACCAAGGCCTACGAGGCGAAGTTCGGGGCAGGCTCGCTGGCGACCTTCGGCGGCCACGCCTACGATGCCGAGGTGCTGCTGGCGAACGCGATCCCCGTCGCGCTCAAGACCGCCAAGCCCGGCACGCCGGAGTTCCGCACGGCGCTCCGCGACGCGATCGAGGGCCTGAAGGAGGTCGTCTACACCAACGGCGTCGTCACCATGACCCCGACCGACCATGTCGGCCAGGACGACCGCGCCCGCGTGATGGTGACGATCGAGAACGGCAAGTGGAAGCTCTTGTCGGCGACGAACTGA